From Streptomyces sp. SAI-135:
GGCCGGTGACCACGGGGGGCGCCGGGCCCCGACCGACCGCCCGGCGTGGGGAGACGCATGGCACAGGCCGCCGAATCGGCGCGGACCGTCATCCTGACCGTGGACGACGACCCGGGGGTCTCCCGTGCCGTCGCCCGCGATCTGCGGCGGCGCTACGGCGAGTCGTACCGGATCGTGCGCGCGGAGTCCGGTGAGTCCGCGCTGGAGGCGCTGCGGGAGCTGAAGCTGCGCGGTGACCTCGTGGCGGTGATCCTGGCCGACTACCGCATGCCGCAGATGAACGGCATCGAGTTCCTCGAACAGGCCCTGGACGTGTACCCGGGGGCCCGCCGCGTGCTGCTGACGGCGTACGCGGACACCAACGCGGCGATCGACGCGATCAACGTCGTCGACCTCGACCACTACCTCCTCAAACCGTGGGACCCGCCCGAGGAGAAGCTCTACCCGGTCCTCGACGACCTCCTGGAGGCGTGGCGGTGCAGCGACTACCGCCCCGTGCCCGCCACCAAGGTCATCGGACACCGCTGGTCGGCGCGCTCCTCGGACGTGCGGGAGTTCCTGGCCCGCAACCAGGTGCCCTACCGCTGGTACTCCACGGACGAGCCCGAGGGGCAGCGGCTGCTGGCGGCCGCGGGGCAGGACGGCCGGCGGCTGCCGGTGGTGATCACCCCGGACGGCACTCCCCTGGTCGAGCCGGAGGCACCCGACCTGGCCGCCCACGTGGGTCTCGCCACGACCCCGACCGCCGACTTCTACGACCTCGTCGTCATCGGCGGTGGTCCGGCCGGGCTGGGCGCGGCGGTGTACGGGGCCTCGGAGGGGCTCAGGACCGTGCTCGTGGAGCGCTCGGCGACCGGCGGACAGGCCGGTCAGAGCTCACGGATCGAGAACTACCTGGGCTTCCCGGACGGCGTGTCGGGTGCCCAGCTCACCGACCGGGCCCGGCGGCAGGCGACGAAGTTCGGGGCCGAGATCCTCACCGCCCGCGAGGTGGCCGGTCTGGAGGTCAACGGCGCGGCCCGCACCGTGCGCTTCTCGGACGGGTCGGCGGTGGCCGCGCACAGCGTGATCCTGGCGACCGGTGTGTCGTACCGGCAGCTGGAGGCGCCCGGTTGCACGGACCTGACCGGCTGCGGGGTGTACTACGGCTCGGCGCTGACCGAGGCCGCCTCCTGCCAGGGTCAGGACATCTACATCGTCGGCGGCGCCAACTCGGCGGGACAGGCGGCCATGTACCTGTCCCGGGGCGCCAAGTCGGTGACCCTGCTGGTGCGCGGGCCCGACCTCGCCGCGTCGATGTCGCACTACCTGATCCAGCAGATCGAGGAGGCGCCCAACATCTCGGTCCGGGCGCGTACCGTCGTCGAGGCCGCGCACGGCTCCGACCACCTGGAGCAGCTCACCCTGCGCGACGTGGACACCGGGGAGACCGAACTCGTCGACGCGCAGTGGATGTTCGTGTTCATCGGCGCGGCCCCGCTCACCGGCTGGCTGGACGGCACGGTGCTGCGGGACGAGCACGGTTTCATCCTGGCCGGGCCGGACCTCACCCCCGACGGACGGCCACCGGCGGACTGGGAGCTGGACCGGCCTCCGTACCACCTGGAGACCAACATTCCGGGCGTGTTCGTCGCGGGCGACGCGCGCGCCGAGTCCGCGAAGCGGGTCGCGTCCGCCGTCGGAGAGGGAGCCATGGCAGTGATGCTCGTCCACCGGTACCTGGAGCAGTCGTGAGCGGCCAGTTGATGCCGTGCAGTCCCGGGGAGATCGGGTCGCTGTTCCTGTTCGAGAAGCTGAGCCCGGAACAGCTCGGGCAGTTGTGCGCCGCGGGACGGGTCGAGAAGTTCGAACCCGGCCCGGTGTACAACGAGGGTGAACCCGCCACCTGCTTCTACGTGATGATCGAGGGCACGGTCGTCCTCTCCCGCCGGGTCGGCGGCGACGACATCGAGATCAACCGCACCTCGCAGCGCGGGGTGTACGCGGGCTCCATGCAGGCCTACCTGGGCGACCGGGTGCAGCAGACCTACGCCGGCTCCATGCGGGTCACGGAACCCTCGCGGTTCTTCGTCCTGCCCTCGGAGACGTTCGCGGCCTTCATGCAGGAGTGGTTCCCGATGGCCGTGCACCTGCTGGAGGGGCTCTTCTTCGGTTCGAAGAACACCCAGCGGGCCATCGGCCAGCGGGAACGGCTGCTGGCGCTCGGCTCGTTGTCGGCCGGTCTCACCCACGAGCTCAACAACCCGGCGGCCGCGGCCGTACGGGCCACGTCGACGCTGCGCGAGCGGGTCGGCAAGATGCGGCACAAGCTCGCCGTCATCGCCCAGGGCTCCTACAGCCCCGAGGTGATGGCGAACCTCATCGACATGCAGGAGCGCACGGCCGAACGCGTCGCCAAGGCGCCGACGCTGAGCCCTCTTGAGGCCTCCGACCGGGAGGACGCCCTCGCCGACTGGCTCGACGACCACGGCATCCAGGAGGGCTGGCGGATCGCGCCGACCTTCGTGCAGGGCGGCCTCGACGTGGACTGGCTCGACCAGGTCGCGGCGACCGTGGGCGAGGAGATCCTGCCGAACGCGATCGGCTGGCTCAACTACACCGTCGAGACCGAGCTGTTGATGGACGAGATCAACGACTCCACGGCCCGCATCTCCCATCTCGTCGACGCGGCCAAGCAGTACTCCCAGCTGGACCGGGCGCCCTATCAGGTGGCCGACGTGCACGAACTCCTCGACAGCACGCTGCTGATGCTGTCCGGGAAGATCGGGCAGCAGATCAAGGTCGTCAAGGAGTACGACCGGACCCTGCCGAGGATCCCGGCCTATCCCGCCGAGCTCAACCAGGTGTGGACGAACCTCATCGACAACGCGGTGCAGGCCATGAACAGCGTCGGCGGGGAAGGGACGTTGACGGTCCGGACCGCGCTCGACCACGACCGGCTGCTGGTGGAGTTCCGGGACACCGGGCCCGGGGTGCCGCCGGACATCCGCGGCCGGATCTTCGACCCCTTCTTCACCACCAAGCCCGTGGGCGAGGGGACGGGGCTCGGACTGGACATCTCCTGGCGGATCGTGGTCAACAAGCACCACGGGACACTGCAGGTGGAGTCGGTGCCGGGCGACACCCGCTTCCAGGTGCTGCTTCCGCTGACCGCCGTGGACAACGACTCGACCGAGGAGACCGCATGACCGACGTCAAGGGGATCGACCCGAGCGTCCCGCCGAGCGGCGAGGGGTGTGTGGAGTGCGACGCGGCGGGCGGCTGGTGGTTCCATCTGCGGCGGTGTGCGCAGTGCGGGCACGTGGGGTGCTGCGACTCCTCCCCCGGGCAGCACGCGACCGGGCACTTCCGGGACTCGGGGCATCCCCTGGTGCAGAGTTTCGAACCGGGTGAGGAGTGGTTCTGGAACTTCGAGACGAGTGAGATGTTCGAGGCGGGGCCGGAGCTGGCCGGGCCGGGGAGCCACCCCGAGAGCCAGCCCGCGCCGGGTCCCGAGGGGCGGGTGCCTGCCGACTGGGTGCGGGTGCTGCGGCGTTGAGCGCCCACGGGCTCGGTTCGGTTTGTCCTACGGCGGCTGCGGGCCGTTTGGGGTTGATCGCGCGGTTCCCCGCGCCCCTGGGGTAGGTCACCGCGCCGCCGGACCACATGCGCTGTCGGCGTGGCGTGCCAGGATGTAGTCGTGTCGCAGATCTCCATCAGTACGCCGATCATCGGGCGGGACGACGAGCTTGCCCGGCTTTCCGGGGTGCTGGGACGGGCCCGGGGCGGGGAAGCCCGGGCCGTGCTCGTCGCCGGGGACGCCGGGGTCGGCAAGACGCGGTTGCTGGACGAGCTCAAGGGGCGGGCCGCGGCGGCCGGGATGACCGTGCTCGGCGGGCACTGCGTCGATCTCGGTGATGTGGGCCTGCCCTACCTCCCCTTCACGGAGGTGCTCGGGGCGATCGCGCAGGACGAGCGGTTCACCGGTGCCCTCGCCGCGTACCCGGTGGTGGAGCGGTTGCTGGGCGGCGGCTCCGCCGGGGACTCCGGTGGGCGGCTGCGGCTGTTCGAGTCGATCGCCGCGCTGCTCGCCGATCTCTCCGACATCGCTCCCCTGCTGCTCGTCCTGGAGGATCTGCACTGGGCCGACCAGTCGTCCCGGGACCTGCTGCGGTTCCTGCTCAGCCGGGGGATCCTCCAGCGCTCGGCAGGTGGGGCGCCCACGCACCGGCTGGCCGTTCTCGCCTCGTACCGGGCGGACGACCTGCACCGCCGGCATCCGCTGCGGCCGTTGCTCGCCGAGCTCGTGCGGCTGCCCGCCGTCGAGCGGCTGGAGTTGCGGCCGATGGCCGACGGCGAGGTGGCGCGGCTGGTGCGGGCCCTGCGCGAGGGGCCGCTGCCGGACACCACCGTGCGGCGGATCGTCGAGCGGGCCGAGGGCAACGCCTTCTACGCCGAGGAACTGCTGGCCGCCACGGGGAGCGGGGAGGGCGGGGTGCCCAGCGGGCTGGCCGACGTCCTGCTGATCCGTTTCGAGCAGCTGTCCGACACCGCCCAGGAGGTGCTGCGCACCGCCGCCGTGGCCGGGCGGCGCGTCGAGCACGACCTGCTGCGGGATGCCGTACGACTGCCCGAGGAGGAGCTGGAGTCGGCCCTGCGCGAGGCCGTCGGACGGCAGGTCCTGGTGTCCGGGGAAGGGGACACGTACGCGTTCCGGCACGCCCTCGCCCGTGAGGCCGTGTACGCCGATCTGCTCCCGGGTGAGCGGGCCCGGCTGCACGGGGCGTTCGCCCGGCTGCTCGACGGGCGGGCGCACCGGGCCGAGAGCGCGGCGGAGCGGGCCCATCACTACCGGGAGAGCCATGACCTGGCCCCCGCGCTCGCCGCCTCCCTGGAGGCCGCGGACCACGCCGAGCGGGTCGGGGCGCCGGCCGAGGAGCTACGTCATCTGGAGACGGCCCTGGACCTGTGGTCGGCGGTGGAGCCCTCCGCGCGTCCTTCGGGCGAGGGGGTCGACCGGGTCCGGCTGATGCTGCGGGCCTCGGCGGCGGCCGCGCACGCCGGCGAACTGCACCGGGCGGTCTCGCTCACACGTGCCGCGCTCGCCGGCGTCGGCCAGGAGGAGGACTCCGAGCTCGCCGCCCGGGTGCGCTACACGCTCGCCGGGAACCTGATGACCGTCGACAACCTCACCGCGGCCTTCGCCTACAGCAGCGAGGCGCTCGACATGATCCCCGCGGACCCCCCGTCCCGTACCTGGGTGTGGGCCGCGGCGACCCATGTGCTGGCGGCCCGTCACGTGGGGGAGAACGAGACCGCGCTGCGGGTCGCGCGGCAGGCCCTGGAGACGGCGGAGGAGCTGGGCGTGACCGACGCCCAGGCGGACCTGCTGATCTCCCTGGCGGTCGTCGAGGGCGGTGGGCGCAGGTCGCAGGAGGGACGGGAGCGGTTGCGGCGGGCTCGGGAGCTGGCCCGCGCTTCGGGCAACGCGGCGGTCGAGATGCGCGCGCTGTTCAACCTCGCCATCGGCACCTTCGAGGCCGGGCACCTGGACGAGTGCCTGCCCTGGATCACGGAGGGACTGGACCGCGCCCGCAGGGCCGGGCTGCTGTCGTCGCCGTATCCGATGGAGATGCGCTATCTCCAGCTGCTGGTGCTGTACACGCTGGGCCGCTGGGACGAGTGCGTCCGGGCGGCGGACACCGATGCCGCGGTGCTGCCCGCGGCCGGCGGGTACCGGATCGCGCCCGCCCTCTACGTGGCGCTCGCACGCGGTGACTTCGGGGCCGCCGACCGGGCCAGGACGCTCCTGGAGGGGCCGTTCGACTGGATGGCCGCGCTCGTCGCGGGCATCGCGCTGACCGAGGCGGCTGCCCTGAAGGGTGACGCGGAGGCGGCCGTGGAGCGGATGCGGTCCACCGTCACGGTCCTCACCGACGACGCGGGCACCCCTCCCCACGTCACCGTGCGGCTCGCCGCCCTCGCGTTGTCGGCGGTCGCCGACCGGGCCACCGGCCTGCGTCTGGAGGGAGACCAGGAGGGAGCCCGCCGGTGGGCGGAGACCGCCACCGAGCTGCTGGCGCCGGCCAGGGCCCTCGCCGTGCACGACGGAGTGCCGCAGGGGCCCGAGGGCCAGGCCTGGCTGGCCCGCGCCGAGGCGGAGTGGACCCGGGCCGTGTCGGGGCCGGACGCCGAGGCCTGGGCGCGGGCGGTCGCCGCGTTCGACTTCGGTGACGTGTACGAGCAGGCGCGCTGCCGCCTGCGGTACGCCGAGGCCCTGCTCACCGCGGACCGACGTGATGAGGCCGTGACCGAGGCGCGGGCGGCGCGTGCGGTGTTCGCCCGGCT
This genomic window contains:
- a CDS encoding FAD-dependent oxidoreductase, coding for MAQAAESARTVILTVDDDPGVSRAVARDLRRRYGESYRIVRAESGESALEALRELKLRGDLVAVILADYRMPQMNGIEFLEQALDVYPGARRVLLTAYADTNAAIDAINVVDLDHYLLKPWDPPEEKLYPVLDDLLEAWRCSDYRPVPATKVIGHRWSARSSDVREFLARNQVPYRWYSTDEPEGQRLLAAAGQDGRRLPVVITPDGTPLVEPEAPDLAAHVGLATTPTADFYDLVVIGGGPAGLGAAVYGASEGLRTVLVERSATGGQAGQSSRIENYLGFPDGVSGAQLTDRARRQATKFGAEILTAREVAGLEVNGAARTVRFSDGSAVAAHSVILATGVSYRQLEAPGCTDLTGCGVYYGSALTEAASCQGQDIYIVGGANSAGQAAMYLSRGAKSVTLLVRGPDLAASMSHYLIQQIEEAPNISVRARTVVEAAHGSDHLEQLTLRDVDTGETELVDAQWMFVFIGAAPLTGWLDGTVLRDEHGFILAGPDLTPDGRPPADWELDRPPYHLETNIPGVFVAGDARAESAKRVASAVGEGAMAVMLVHRYLEQS
- a CDS encoding ATP-binding protein, translating into MSGQLMPCSPGEIGSLFLFEKLSPEQLGQLCAAGRVEKFEPGPVYNEGEPATCFYVMIEGTVVLSRRVGGDDIEINRTSQRGVYAGSMQAYLGDRVQQTYAGSMRVTEPSRFFVLPSETFAAFMQEWFPMAVHLLEGLFFGSKNTQRAIGQRERLLALGSLSAGLTHELNNPAAAAVRATSTLRERVGKMRHKLAVIAQGSYSPEVMANLIDMQERTAERVAKAPTLSPLEASDREDALADWLDDHGIQEGWRIAPTFVQGGLDVDWLDQVAATVGEEILPNAIGWLNYTVETELLMDEINDSTARISHLVDAAKQYSQLDRAPYQVADVHELLDSTLLMLSGKIGQQIKVVKEYDRTLPRIPAYPAELNQVWTNLIDNAVQAMNSVGGEGTLTVRTALDHDRLLVEFRDTGPGVPPDIRGRIFDPFFTTKPVGEGTGLGLDISWRIVVNKHHGTLQVESVPGDTRFQVLLPLTAVDNDSTEETA
- a CDS encoding UBP-type zinc finger domain-containing protein gives rise to the protein MTDVKGIDPSVPPSGEGCVECDAAGGWWFHLRRCAQCGHVGCCDSSPGQHATGHFRDSGHPLVQSFEPGEEWFWNFETSEMFEAGPELAGPGSHPESQPAPGPEGRVPADWVRVLRR
- a CDS encoding helix-turn-helix transcriptional regulator, giving the protein MSQISISTPIIGRDDELARLSGVLGRARGGEARAVLVAGDAGVGKTRLLDELKGRAAAAGMTVLGGHCVDLGDVGLPYLPFTEVLGAIAQDERFTGALAAYPVVERLLGGGSAGDSGGRLRLFESIAALLADLSDIAPLLLVLEDLHWADQSSRDLLRFLLSRGILQRSAGGAPTHRLAVLASYRADDLHRRHPLRPLLAELVRLPAVERLELRPMADGEVARLVRALREGPLPDTTVRRIVERAEGNAFYAEELLAATGSGEGGVPSGLADVLLIRFEQLSDTAQEVLRTAAVAGRRVEHDLLRDAVRLPEEELESALREAVGRQVLVSGEGDTYAFRHALAREAVYADLLPGERARLHGAFARLLDGRAHRAESAAERAHHYRESHDLAPALAASLEAADHAERVGAPAEELRHLETALDLWSAVEPSARPSGEGVDRVRLMLRASAAAAHAGELHRAVSLTRAALAGVGQEEDSELAARVRYTLAGNLMTVDNLTAAFAYSSEALDMIPADPPSRTWVWAAATHVLAARHVGENETALRVARQALETAEELGVTDAQADLLISLAVVEGGGRRSQEGRERLRRARELARASGNAAVEMRALFNLAIGTFEAGHLDECLPWITEGLDRARRAGLLSSPYPMEMRYLQLLVLYTLGRWDECVRAADTDAAVLPAAGGYRIAPALYVALARGDFGAADRARTLLEGPFDWMAALVAGIALTEAAALKGDAEAAVERMRSTVTVLTDDAGTPPHVTVRLAALALSAVADRATGLRLEGDQEGARRWAETATELLAPARALAVHDGVPQGPEGQAWLARAEAEWTRAVSGPDAEAWARAVAAFDFGDVYEQARCRLRYAEALLTADRRDEAVTEARAARAVFARLGATVFLERTDELLRRGGPAEAAPTAPPLTAREQDVLRLLARGRSNRQIGEELFITGKTASVHVSNILAKLGAASRTEAVAVAYREGLIAPETTAHG